One Bythopirellula goksoeyrii genomic window, CTCTGCATGATAGGGATTGCCTTCGAAACAACTGGTGACTGGCAGTTGGCCCGCTTCAAACGCCTACCTGCCAATAAGGGCAAAGTGCTCGATACGGGACTATGGCGTTATACCAGGCACCCCAACTATTTTGGCGACTTCTGTGTTTGGTGGGGTATCTACCTAATCGCCGTGGCGGGTGGGGCTTGGTGGACAATTGCAAGTCCTGTCGTGATGAGTTTCTTTCTGATGAAAGTCAGTGGGGTGGCACTTTTGGAAAGCACCATTGTCGAGCGACGGCCTGAGTACCAAGAGTACATCGAGAAAACCAACGCGTTTTTTCCCGGGCCACCTCATTAAGATGTTCTTATCGCAGGATGTCGCTCAGTGAGAAGCTGCAAACCCTCTTGATGATTGTGGCCCATCACATAGTGGGCTACGTACCACTGGTTTCCATTGTCAAAACGAAATAATTCGGAGCATGCCAGAAAAAACATGCGCCATCGCTGTAGCCGCAGTCTAGCGGTAGCTTGATCCGTCTCTTTCGTAAACAGCTTCAAGAGTTCGTTGTACACAGAATCAAGATTTTGCAGCCATGCCTCGCAGGTTTGACTATAGTGCGTGCCATTCACATTCCATTGCCGCTCTACATAAAGATGTTCATCGTATTCATTGAGCAAACCTGCTGACGGCATGATACCACCGGTGAAAAAATGCCGAGCCATCCAGTCACCGGGGGAATTGACCTCAAAGCAATAAGGAGTTTGATGATGGCAAAAGACATGTACAAAGAGCTTTCCTGTCGTAGTAAGCCAACCCGAAATCCGCTCCAACAGTATCGCATGATTGCGAAAGTGTTCAAACATTTCGACTGACAAGATGCGATCAAACAGATCAGTCGATTCAAATTCAGCCACATTGCGGGTAAGAACTTGCAAGTTCGCAAGGCCTCGAGACTTGCTTTGGCTTTCGATGAACTTACGTTGGCTGTTTGAGTTCGACACGGCTACGACTTGCGATCGTGGAAAATGATCGGCTAACCACAAGGAAAGCGAGCCCCAGCCACAGCCCAATTCCAAGATACGCATGCCATCCTCGATGGCGGCGCGCTGGCAAGTCAACTTGAGCATCGCCTCCTCGGCTTGATCAAGTGTCGTCGCTGCAGATTCCCAGAAACCACAACTATACTTCATGTGTTTGCCAAGAATGTGGCGAAAGAACTCTGCGGGCACCTCGTAGTGCTGTTGATTGGCCTCGACGGCTGACTCCAGTAG contains:
- a CDS encoding SAM-dependent methyltransferase, with protein sequence MLGKLTSYAIQFAEDGWLPDNCVRLGIQGLLRQRLRQSARGNSSQSNATHDFADRMRNSPLLESAVEANQQHYEVPAEFFRHILGKHMKYSCGFWESAATTLDQAEEAMLKLTCQRAAIEDGMRILELGCGWGSLSLWLADHFPRSQVVAVSNSNSQRKFIESQSKSRGLANLQVLTRNVAEFESTDLFDRILSVEMFEHFRNHAILLERISGWLTTTGKLFVHVFCHHQTPYCFEVNSPGDWMARHFFTGGIMPSAGLLNEYDEHLYVERQWNVNGTHYSQTCEAWLQNLDSVYNELLKLFTKETDQATARLRLQRWRMFFLACSELFRFDNGNQWYVAHYVMGHNHQEGLQLLTERHPAIRTS